In Quercus robur chromosome 11, dhQueRobu3.1, whole genome shotgun sequence, the following proteins share a genomic window:
- the LOC126705983 gene encoding cucurbitadienol 11-hydroxylase-like, which translates to MGLPLIGETLQLIVPSDSLDLHAFIKKRAQRYGPIFRSSLVGRPIVLSTDLEFNHYIVKQEGRLVEMWYLDTFAKFIGMEGENRISAVGNVHKYIRSITLNHLGADAVKEKLLPQMEEVVNKTLQTWSSQPSVEMRDAASEMLLDFSARIFFSYDAEKLLQLKLSEKFANTLGCLMSFPLNIPGTTYHKCLKSQKEAMSMLRKIVKEKITSPEKRSENLLDQAIDDMEKEKFLSEDFIVQLLFAILFASFETSVSVLLALKFLAEYPAALKELTDEHEAILKNRENPNSILTWDEYKSMTFTFQVINEVLRMGNVSPGLLRKALKDIEFKGYTIPAGWAIMLVNSALQVDPNTFKDPLAFNPWRWKDLDPLVVSKNFMPFGGGIRLCAGAEYIKSFMATFLHVLVTKYRWTNVKGGTIARTPALEFIDGLETKFFVKNN; encoded by the exons ATGGGTCTACCTCTTATTGGAGAAACCCTTCAGTTGATTGTTCCAAGTGACTCTCTAGACCTTCATGCATTTATCAAAAAGAGAGCTCAAAG atATGGACCAATATTTCGATCTAGTTTGGTTGGTCGGCCTATAGTACTATCAACAGATCTTGAATTCAACCATTACATTGTTAAACAAGAAGGAAGGTTAGTAGAAATGTGGTACTTGGATACATTTGCCAAGTTTATAGGGATGGAAGGCGAAAATAGGATAAGTGCAGTTGGTAATGTCCACAAGTACATAAGAAGCATCACATTGAATCACCTTGGTGCTGACGCCGTTAAGGAAAAGTTGCTTCCTCAAATGGAAGAAGTTGTTAACAAAACCCTACAAACATGGTCAAGTCAACCTTCAGTTGAAATGAGAGATGCTGCTTCTGAA ATGCTTCTTGATTTCAGTGCGAGGATATTCTTTAGTTATGATGCAGAAAAACTATTACAGTTAAAACTGAGTGAAAAGTTCGCTAATACCTTAGGATGTCTCATGTCATTTCCCTTGAATATCCCTGGTACAACATACCATAAATGTTTAAAG TCACAAAAAGAAGCAATGAGCATGTTGAGAAAAATAGTAAAAGAGAAGATCACTTCACCTGAAAAAAGATCTGAAAATTTGCTTGATCAAGCTATAGATGACATGGAAAAGGAGAAGTTCTTGTCAGAAGACTTTATCGTCCAACTGCTTTTTGCGATCTTATTTGCTAGCTTTGAGACTTCAGTATCAGTATTATTAGCGTTGAAGTTTCTTGCAGAGTATCCTGCAGCTTTAAAAGAGTTGACG GATGAGCATGAGGCAATTCTTAAGAATAGAGAGAATCCAAATTCCATACTCACATGGGATGAATATAAGTCGATGACTTTTACATTTCAA GTAATCAATGAAGTTCTAAGGATGGGAAATGTTTCTCCTGGGTTATTACGAAAAGCATTGAAGGATATTGAATTTAAAG GATATACAATTCCAGCTGGTTGGGCCATTATGCTGGTAAATTCTGCTCTTCAGGTAGACCCAAACACATTCAAGGATCCACTGGCCTTCAATCCATGGCGTTGGAAG GATCTAGACCCATTGGTTGTATCTAAGAATTTCATGCCTTTTGGAGGAGGAATTAGACTATGTGCAGGGGCGGAGTATATTAAATCATTCATGGCTACATTCCTCCATGTTTTGGTCACCAAATATAG gtgGACAAATGTCAAGGGTGGAACCATTGCTCGAACTCCTGCTCTGGAATTTATAGATGGCCTCGAAACTAAATTCTTTGTGaagaataattaa
- the LOC126705984 gene encoding uncharacterized protein LOC126705984 gives MWIHHEDEATYICENIFKVQADHCQDPNAIPLTQEEISNLVFKKKSGIVKVLSMRPSSSLVTTASSNSLVEYIQRLENEIIELKEARARDQEERVKDQEERARDQEARAKQEEVQKNILNFLRSKGCSYLWGWFDFKLNHFLISYWWLLGDLLLALLEDI, from the exons atgTGGATACACCATGAGGATGAAGCGACATATATATGT gaaaatattttcaaagtgCAAGCGGATCATTGTCAAGATCCTAATGCAATTCCCCTAACACAAGAGGAGATCTCAAACTtggtttttaagaaaaagtctGGTATTGTAAAAGTACTGAGCATGAGACCTTCATCTTCTCTAGTAACCACCGCCTCGTCTAATTCCTTGGTGGAGTATATCCAACGGttagaaaatgagataattgagCTCAAAGAGGCAAGAGCTAGGGACCAAGAGGAGCGAGTTAAGGACCAAGAGGAGCGAGCTAGGGACCAAGAGGCGCGAGCTAAGCAAGAAGAGGtccaaaagaatattcttaaCTTTTTGAGGAGTAAGGGATGCTCTTACCTATGGGGGTGGTTCGACTTCAAGTTAAACCACTTTttg atttcttattggtggcttttaggggatttacttttggcattacttgaagacatatga